The Chitinimonas arctica region GTCATTACCCAGGTCACCAGCGACCGACCCAATCAAAGCACCGTAGCCCTGGATCGCCATGAGGTGATCTGCCCGCAGGGCGCAACGCTGAGCTTTACCGCAGAGTTGCGCGACGAGGCGGGGGCGGTGCTGCCGCTAAGCGACAGCTTTCGATTGCCGATCCGCCAGCACGGTGGCCGCGATGGCTTGCTGCTGGCGACCATGGCGGAAGGTGTCGTGACCGTGACCGCGCCGTTTACCGTGCCGGGTGACGATGGCGCCTGGCAGGTCGATGAGACGGCTATCAATGCCGGTTTGCCGGAAGCTGCACAGATGCGCTTTGCCGGTATTACGGTCAGCGTGTTCCGCGCCTAGGCCGCCCTGCGTTCCGCCAGGAAGCGGGTTTCACCAGCATCGATGTTCAGCAGCAGGAACTTGATACGAGGATCACCCGCCGGGTAGCGATTGGCATCGCGTAAGAAGTACAGATAGCCATGCCTAGGCACGGTTTGATAGCCCGGGATAATCATCATATGGTCGAAGCGCTCGGATATCCGTGTAATGGTCTCGATCAACGACATGGCTGTCACGCGGGAACCGGCCACGGCAACGATGCCGTGCTGTTGCAAGGCTGAGATGACATCGTCGGTTGCGTCATGGGCATCAAAGATCTGCATGGGGACTCCTCCTAGGTATGGGCGGGTCACTGCTAAGCCATCAAGCAAGAGAAACACGACAAGGTCATCCTGACTCGGACAGACATGCCTCTCCTTGTCGAACACAGCACCTTCATAAAATGCATTAGCAGAATCTAATGCAAAGCATTGTCCTGCGCATCACCCAGATGGAGGAAAGCGCACCCGTCCGCGCTTGAATCACCCATGCCGTCCCTTTAACCAGCCTGCCCGCCCACTGCGGGCTTTTTCAATTGGAACTTCATGCCCAGTCTGAGTTTTTTCCACGGGGTGACCGTGACCCTGGTCGATACAGGCCCGCGCCCCATCGCCATCCCGTCCTCGTCCATCATTGGCCTGGTCGATACCTTTACCCCCGCCGAGGGGCTGGCCGCCCCCAATCAACCGATCCTCCTGACCAGTTACCGCGAGGCGGTCCTCAAGTTTGGCGCCGGCAGTAATCTGGCGAAGGCCGCGCGAGGGATCTATGCCCAGGCGGCTGCCGTGATCGTGGCGGTCGGTGTGCCCAGTGTCGCCGATGGCGCCGCGCTGACTAGCGCAATCATCGGCGGGGTGACCCAGGCCGGCTTACGTACCGGCATGCAGGCGCTACTGGATGGCAAAAGCCGCCACAATGCGCAGCCACGGCTAATCGTTTGTCCCGGCCATTCGGCCAAGCAGCCGGTCGCGTCTGCCATGGATAGCCTGGCGGCCAAGTTGAAAGCGGTGGCTATCGTCGATGGGCCGAATACCGACGATGAAGCCGCCATCGCTTACTTCACCAACTTTGGTTCTAAACGCATCTATGCCGTCGATCCAGGGCTGAAGATCTGGGATACCACCGCGAATGCCGAGGTGGTGGTGCCGGCTTCTCCCTATGCAGCTGGCCTGTTCGCGCGGACCGACAAGGAATACGGCTTTTGGGCCAGCCCGTCGAATAAGGAGTTCGTCGAAGTGACCGGTACCGGCCGTCCCGTCGAGTTTCTCGATGGTGACGAGACCTGCCGCGCCAACCTGCTCAATGCCGCCCATATCACCACGATTATCCGCGACGGTGGCTTCCGGCTATGGGGCAACCGTACCCTGTCGGCCGACCCCAAGTGGTCGTTTGTGACCCGCGTGCGTACGCTCGATATCGTCATGGACGCCATTCTCTACGGCCACAAGTGGGCGGTGGACCGGAGTATCACTAAGACCTACGTCAAGGACGTCACGGAAGGGCTGCAGGCCTTTATGCGTGACCTGAAGGCCCAGGGCGCGATTATCAATTTCGAGGTCTATCCGGATCTGGAACTGAATACCGCCAGCCAGTTGGAACAAGGCAGGGTGTACTGGAATATCCGCTTTACCGATGTGCCACCGGCGGAAAACCCCATTTTTAGGGTCGAGGTGACCAATCAATGGATCACCGAAGTCCTCAACACCAATAAATAAGGGAGGACGCAATGATTCCGCAGACCTTGTACAACATGAATGCCTTTATCGACGGCAAGGGCTACGCCGGCCTGGCGATGTCGGTGACACCACCCAAGCTCAAGCTCAAGACCGACGACCACCGCCCCGGCGGCTCGGATGCTGCCATCAAGATGGATATGGGCATGGAGACGCTGGAAGGCAGCTTTACCCTATCCGGCCTGGATGCCGGCGCGCTGAAGTTCTTTGGCTTGGCCGATCAGACCGCCTTCAATGGCAGCTTCCGAGGTGCCTTCAAGGATCAGAAAGGCGCCGTGGTCGCCGCCATTATCAGCATGCGCGGCATGCTGGAAGAGCTGGATATGGGCGACTGGAAGCCGGGCGAGAAGTCGGAGAACAAGTTCGGCATTGCACTCAGCTATTACAAGCTGGAGCTGGATGGCAAGGTCATGTATGAGATCGAGCCACTGGCCTGCAAGCGCGTGATCGATGGGGTGGATCAATTGGAGCAGGTACGCGAAGCCCTGGGCATCTGATCCCTTCGCGATGTAATTCAATGTTCATAAAGGGTGATGTTTTTACGGTTCAAATAGGCGGTGAGCGTCGACCAGCTATATGAATTATCCGCAGTATCGAATTCCATGCGAAACGGATGACCATTTTCCGCCCACCATTGCGCCCCGCTGGGCAATGCGAATAATTGCTGTAAAGTTCGGACATTGCTAAACTCGCCTGCGCTAAAACCAATGCGGGCACGGATATCGAATGGTAGGGTGGAAATAAAGCCGAATTTTATCCAAACCAATTCGCTGTCCAATTGCTCGGCCCCCTGGATGCCGCCTGCTACAGGCATGACAATCCTTCTTGCGCCCAGCGCCTTGGCCGCTAACGCCTGCCGCGCAAATATACGGATACCCAGGCCGCATTTCCGCTTTTCTTTTTTAATACTGAGCCCATGGTTTTCCATCCAAAATCGTCCATTATCAAAATGGAGGATGCGCTCGGTTTTACTGAGTAGCACGGGATGGCTGATTAAAAATGAAGCGGCGGTGGCCGTGATACGTAAATCAATCCGTGATCCGTCCATTGCCCCGGTCAATTCCGCTGCGAGGGAGGTATCGATGTAGTGCCCTTCGAACATGTGGCTTCCATCGCACACTAATCCCACTTCGTTGTTAAAAAGCGACTTCGTCAGATTGTCACGATTGTCCATGATGTTTCTGCACTTGAGCCATCGAAAACAAATCGATTGATCCTTTAATTTCTAGCAAAACTTGCTTTTCAACGCCAGGTATTTTTACCCAAGGATCCGTAATATGAACCAAACTCATTCGCAACAAATAATTGCCGGCCATATCACGGTGCAATTACGCCAAGCCACCACCTTTAATGGCGTGCTGCGCGATAGCCTCACCCTACGCGCTCCGCTGGTACGCGATATCCGCAATGCCCAGCGCCTGACGAGCGACGAAACGGAGCGCGAGATGCAACTGTTCGCCTCCCTCGCCGAAGTGTCGGTCGCCGAGCTGGAGGGCATGGCCTGGCGCGATTACCGTCGCCTGCAGGAGGCGTATTTTCGCCTGGCAGCCGATGACGATACTGGCGCCGGACCAACTGCGCCGATTGCTGCAACGGCTGGCTAAGGAGCTGCATTTCCAGCCGTCCGAGATTGAGCGCCTGCCGCTCGATGACGTGCTGTGGTGGCTGGGCGGCGAGGCGTAAAACAAGGAGACAAGATGGCGAGAGAAATCGCGCTCGGCCTGGTCATCGGTGGCGCGGTCGGCGCCTCGCTGGGTAAGGCATTCGCAGAGACCAAGGGCAAGGTCGCCGATCTACAGCGGCGCACCCAGGATGCCAAGCTGTGGCACAAGGTGATCGGCGAGACGCGGCAGCTGCAACGGGAATTCAATACGCTGCATCGCACCGGTAGTGCGGCGGCCGAAGGCGTACGTCGCAAGCTGGACGGCAATATCGCCACCTTGCGCCAGGCCGGCATCGAGGTGGAACGGCTGGAACAACACTATCGCCGGCTGGGTCGCACTGCACGCGGCTTGGAACTACAGGCGGCTGGCCGACAGCGGATCGGCGCCGGCATGGAAGCGGGTAAATCTGCCATGGCCGATGCCGGCAAGTTCGCCCTGGGCATGGCGGCCCCGGTCATGGTCAGCGCCGACTATCGTGCCATCGTCCGCGATATCGCCATCAAGGGCGGCATTGCCCGTACCGCCGAAGAGGAGAAGCTGTCGCGCGGCATTGTCAGAGCATCGGCTGATAGCGGCATGGCCCGCAACGATGTCGCCCAGGCGGTGAACGTGATGGTGGGCGGCGGGATGACGCGGCAGCAAGCCTTGGCCTACGCGCCCGATGCGGCCAAGTTTTCGATTGGACAGGCATCGGAAGGGACCGACACCGCCAAGTTGATCCAGGCGCTGGCGCAGAATGCCAAGATCGGCGACCCGGAGGGGATGCGCAAAGCGCTGAACAGCATCGCCTACCTGGGTAAGGCCGGTTCGTTCGAGTCGAATGACATGGCCCGCTGGTTCCCCGAGCTGCTGGCCGAGATGCAGAAGGTCGGTATCGTCGGGCAGGAGTCCATCTCCAGCCTGGGCGCCATGCTGCAAGTCCAGATGAAGACTGCCGGCTCCGCCGACCAGGCCGCCAACAATCTGAAGAACTGGTTTTCCAAGATCGGTTCGGAAGAAACGAAGAAGCAGTACAAGGATGCCGGCATCGATTACGAGGCCAAGATGCGAGAAGCCATCGGCAAAGGCTGGAACACGGTCGAGGCCTCCTTCGTGTTGGCCCGCGCCTATGTCGAGCGGATCGACCCGACCAAGGCCAAGCAACTGGCCGAGGCAGCCAAGCAGATCGCGCAGCAAGACCCGTCCAATCAGCAGGCCATGCTGAAAGCCTTTGCCGAGACCATGAAAACCGGCGATCTGTTTGCGGACATGCAAGTGAAGGCAGCCCTCACGGCGTATATGCAAAACAGCGCGCTCTACGCCAATCTCAAGCGCGACTCAAAGGCTGCCAGCAAGGATATCGAGAAGGATCTCGCTGACCGCCGCGCCAGTGCCAAGCAACTATGGAGCGAGGTTGGCCAAGCCTGGGACGACGCCGTGCGCCGCGTGGGCGATGCGCTGCA contains the following coding sequences:
- a CDS encoding phage tail assembly protein is translated as MNQTHSQQIIAGHITVQLRQATTFNGVLRDSLTLRAPLVRDIRNAQRLTSDETEREMQLFASLAEVSVAELEGMAWRDYRRLQEAYFRLAADDDTGAGPTAPIAATAG
- a CDS encoding phage tail sheath C-terminal domain-containing protein codes for the protein MPSLSFFHGVTVTLVDTGPRPIAIPSSSIIGLVDTFTPAEGLAAPNQPILLTSYREAVLKFGAGSNLAKAARGIYAQAAAVIVAVGVPSVADGAALTSAIIGGVTQAGLRTGMQALLDGKSRHNAQPRLIVCPGHSAKQPVASAMDSLAAKLKAVAIVDGPNTDDEAAIAYFTNFGSKRIYAVDPGLKIWDTTANAEVVVPASPYAAGLFARTDKEYGFWASPSNKEFVEVTGTGRPVEFLDGDETCRANLLNAAHITTIIRDGGFRLWGNRTLSADPKWSFVTRVRTLDIVMDAILYGHKWAVDRSITKTYVKDVTEGLQAFMRDLKAQGAIINFEVYPDLELNTASQLEQGRVYWNIRFTDVPPAENPIFRVEVTNQWITEVLNTNK
- a CDS encoding phage major tail tube protein, coding for MIPQTLYNMNAFIDGKGYAGLAMSVTPPKLKLKTDDHRPGGSDAAIKMDMGMETLEGSFTLSGLDAGALKFFGLADQTAFNGSFRGAFKDQKGAVVAAIISMRGMLEELDMGDWKPGEKSENKFGIALSYYKLELDGKVMYEIEPLACKRVIDGVDQLEQVREALGI
- a CDS encoding phage tail tape measure protein; protein product: MAREIALGLVIGGAVGASLGKAFAETKGKVADLQRRTQDAKLWHKVIGETRQLQREFNTLHRTGSAAAEGVRRKLDGNIATLRQAGIEVERLEQHYRRLGRTARGLELQAAGRQRIGAGMEAGKSAMADAGKFALGMAAPVMVSADYRAIVRDIAIKGGIARTAEEEKLSRGIVRASADSGMARNDVAQAVNVMVGGGMTRQQALAYAPDAAKFSIGQASEGTDTAKLIQALAQNAKIGDPEGMRKALNSIAYLGKAGSFESNDMARWFPELLAEMQKVGIVGQESISSLGAMLQVQMKTAGSADQAANNLKNWFSKIGSEETKKQYKDAGIDYEAKMREAIGKGWNTVEASFVLARAYVERIDPTKAKQLAEAAKQIAQQDPSNQQAMLKAFAETMKTGDLFADMQVKAALTAYMQNSALYANLKRDSKAASKDIEKDLADRRASAKQLWSEVGQAWDDAVRRVGDALQPLSDTVGRALRGIGQGIGTFASAVPQATAALAVLGASLIAWKGMKAGAQIGRGAFDLARGGLLAGRGRLPGRLGQLAERAGNAVGAANAQAVYVTNWPAGGLGSGGIDLPNRHTPGGTQPVGRMGRAWQAVRGAGERIVGGGLNLLGNAGRPGLALASMGSVASMAPTLGSIAGSGSAGLIATSGGMVAGAGAAGYGVGTLINKGVGKVTGGGDGWAGGGLFQQLHGEELRQLNAPISLAEVNALRAKQGKPAVTSLSTAQPASATKPVPTTNQQLTFAPNLAITVQGDVKDPRALAAELMPHLKRMFEDYRAQVARGALHDAAHV